One region of Erwinia tracheiphila genomic DNA includes:
- a CDS encoding NADP-dependent oxidoreductase has product MPQDKHINRRIVLASRPHGAPCSTNFRMETEHRPVPSAGQVLLRTVWLSLDPYMRGRMNDAPSYVAPLQINEVISAGTVAVVEQSCHDDYQPGDWVVSQNGWQDFALSDGKGLFRLSGPVLNHPSWALGLLGMTGFTAYMGLLDIGNPQPGETVVVAAATGAVGSIVGQIAKLKGCYVVGIAGGSEKCRYAEDVLGFDRCIDHHSTDLAGSLKRYCHDGIDVYFESVGGKVFDAILPLMNTQGRIPVCGLIAHYNRTDAASGPDQLPQFQSAILRKRLRVQGFIINQDYGHRFDEFFKQMSQWVAENRFTFPEDITDGLDNAPETFTGMLAGKNFGKVLIKVAGDHP; this is encoded by the coding sequence ATGCCGCAAGACAAACATATCAATCGTCGTATCGTACTCGCTTCTCGTCCCCACGGCGCACCGTGCTCCACGAATTTCCGCATGGAAACAGAACATCGTCCCGTTCCGTCAGCAGGACAGGTTCTGTTGCGCACAGTCTGGCTGTCACTCGATCCTTATATGCGCGGCCGGATGAACGATGCCCCCTCTTATGTTGCCCCCCTTCAGATAAATGAAGTGATAAGTGCAGGAACCGTCGCTGTGGTTGAACAGTCCTGCCATGATGATTACCAACCTGGCGACTGGGTTGTCAGCCAGAACGGCTGGCAGGACTTTGCCCTGTCCGATGGTAAAGGGTTGTTCAGGCTCAGTGGGCCGGTACTTAACCACCCTTCATGGGCATTAGGATTGCTGGGCATGACGGGCTTTACCGCCTATATGGGGCTGCTGGATATTGGCAACCCGCAGCCGGGCGAGACCGTGGTAGTCGCCGCTGCCACCGGGGCAGTGGGGTCAATCGTTGGGCAAATTGCTAAACTGAAAGGCTGTTATGTGGTGGGCATTGCTGGCGGCAGTGAGAAATGCCGCTACGCAGAAGACGTACTGGGTTTTGACCGCTGTATCGACCATCACAGCACCGACCTGGCAGGATCCCTCAAACGCTACTGCCACGATGGCATTGATGTGTATTTTGAAAGCGTTGGCGGCAAGGTTTTTGACGCTATCCTGCCGCTGATGAACACGCAGGGACGCATTCCGGTGTGCGGGCTGATTGCCCATTATAACCGCACTGACGCCGCTTCAGGCCCTGACCAGCTTCCACAATTTCAAAGCGCTATCCTGCGTAAACGTCTGCGCGTTCAGGGATTTATTATTAACCAGGATTATGGTCATCGCTTCGATGAATTTTTTAAACAAATGAGCCAGTGGGTTGCGGAAAATCGCTTCACTTTCCCTGAGGATATTACTGACGGGCTGGATAACGCACCTGAAACCTTTACTGGTATGCTGGCAGGCAAAAATTTTGGCAAGGTGTTGATAAAAGTCGCTGGCGACCACCCCTGA
- a CDS encoding type 1 glutamine amidotransferase domain-containing protein translates to MKIVMVLTSHGKLGDTDKKTGFWLEEFAAPYYVFRDAGVSGVLASPAGGQPPLDPFSDQPDAQTADTQRFRQDIAAQQALANTQQLATIDSSNFDAVFYPGGHGPLWDLAEDRHSIELIENFYANGKPVAAVCHAPGVLRHAKNTDGTRLVAGKRVTGFSNSEEDAVGLTNVVPFLVEDELKALGAHYEKTEDWGVFTLTDGLLVTGQNPASSTAAATALLKLLQP, encoded by the coding sequence ATGAAAATCGTGATGGTGCTGACCTCCCACGGCAAACTGGGTGACACCGACAAAAAGACCGGGTTCTGGCTGGAGGAGTTCGCCGCCCCCTATTATGTATTCCGCGATGCGGGAGTCAGTGGCGTGCTGGCATCCCCTGCGGGCGGTCAGCCGCCGCTCGATCCCTTCAGCGATCAACCAGATGCGCAAACGGCCGATACCCAACGTTTTCGCCAGGATATCGCGGCGCAACAGGCGCTTGCGAATACACAACAACTGGCAACCATTGACAGCAGCAACTTCGACGCGGTGTTTTATCCCGGGGGTCACGGTCCACTCTGGGATCTGGCGGAGGATCGCCACAGCATTGAGCTGATTGAAAACTTTTATGCCAATGGCAAACCCGTTGCGGCGGTTTGTCATGCCCCCGGCGTGTTACGCCACGCCAAAAATACCGACGGCACCCGGTTAGTGGCCGGTAAACGCGTAACTGGCTTCAGTAATAGTGAAGAGGACGCCGTTGGACTGACAAATGTGGTACCTTTTCTGGTCGAGGATGAGCTGAAGGCGCTGGGTGCCCACTACGAGAAGACCGAAGACTGGGGCGTGTTCACCCTCACCGACGGTCTGCTGGTCACCGGACAGAATCCGGCCTCATCCACCGCCGCAGCCACTGCGCTGCTTAAACTGCTACAACCATAA
- a CDS encoding fimbrial protein yields MKNILRLCCSLLLLFTYGAWAGCALISGSTVQATDTLNLSDLLTSQDTHSETRAATWQAPVNCYVFILKSNNVHYISPLAQGYWIRFTDSAGSDRWIKLQTSDYTSMETYKNGRVVLNGADYSYVLTATLLNGDPGVTDTNYYTIASGGIATIVPMVIHNANLVGLTGQVPTMDEVARVVASGNWNNDYLGYQSLTVTFNPAQTTCQMPDQTVMLPRVSLNLLGQGFEDGSTAFTLPVSCANTLAGGATRPVNAWLSSADLVNGNQYIMRNGVSGSSGVGIALTTDSGSPVMLADPGNAARATSLLTLARGDVITDTAIEMHASYKIFDAASLSPGSVIATATLWFDYD; encoded by the coding sequence ATGAAAAATATATTGCGCTTATGTTGTAGCTTACTGCTGCTGTTCACTTACGGGGCGTGGGCCGGCTGCGCCCTGATCTCTGGTTCAACGGTGCAGGCGACGGATACGCTTAACCTTTCAGATTTACTGACCAGCCAGGACACGCATTCAGAAACGCGAGCGGCAACCTGGCAGGCACCGGTGAACTGCTATGTTTTTATCCTTAAATCGAATAATGTGCATTACATCAGTCCGTTAGCGCAAGGATACTGGATCCGCTTTACCGACTCGGCGGGCAGTGACCGCTGGATAAAATTGCAAACTAGCGACTATACCAGCATGGAAACGTACAAAAACGGTCGGGTGGTGTTGAATGGTGCTGACTACAGCTATGTTCTGACGGCAACCCTGCTGAACGGCGATCCGGGTGTAACGGACACCAATTACTACACTATTGCATCGGGCGGCATCGCCACCATCGTGCCAATGGTAATACACAATGCCAATCTGGTCGGTCTCACCGGACAGGTACCGACAATGGATGAGGTGGCACGGGTGGTGGCATCGGGCAACTGGAACAATGATTATCTGGGCTATCAATCGCTAACGGTGACGTTTAATCCTGCACAAACCACCTGCCAGATGCCCGATCAAACGGTAATGCTTCCTCGGGTATCGCTAAACTTACTCGGTCAGGGATTCGAAGATGGCAGCACGGCCTTTACGCTGCCAGTCAGCTGTGCGAACACCCTGGCGGGCGGAGCGACACGCCCGGTAAATGCCTGGCTTTCCAGTGCCGATCTGGTTAACGGCAATCAGTATATCATGCGCAACGGTGTGTCGGGTTCATCCGGCGTGGGGATAGCGCTGACCACTGACAGCGGCAGTCCGGTCATGCTGGCTGACCCAGGCAATGCCGCGCGGGCCACGTCGCTGCTGACCCTTGCCCGCGGCGACGTAATCACCGATACCGCCATTGAAATGCATGCCTCTTACAAAATTTTTGACGCTGCGTCTCTTAGCCCGGGCAGCGTTATAGCCACAGCTACGCTATGGTTTGATTATGACTGA
- a CDS encoding kinase inhibitor, whose protein sequence is MKLFSRDFNDGDKLPERQVFNGMGYSGDNLSPHLAWDNVPLGTKSFAVTCYDPDAPTGSGWWHWGIANLPADTRVLPQGAGSGLSELPDGAVQTRTDFGKAGYGGAAPPRGESHRYIFTVYALDVERLEVDENASGAYLGFNIHFHQLGSASITAVYSQPDA, encoded by the coding sequence ATGAAACTGTTTAGCCGGGACTTCAATGATGGCGACAAATTGCCGGAGCGTCAGGTTTTTAACGGCATGGGCTACAGCGGTGACAATCTGTCACCGCATCTGGCCTGGGACAACGTTCCCCTCGGTACAAAAAGTTTTGCGGTGACCTGCTACGACCCGGATGCCCCAACCGGTTCTGGCTGGTGGCACTGGGGCATAGCTAACCTGCCCGCCGATACCCGCGTATTGCCACAGGGTGCCGGTTCCGGCCTGTCTGAGCTGCCCGACGGAGCAGTACAGACACGCACAGATTTTGGTAAAGCGGGCTACGGCGGCGCAGCACCGCCTAGAGGCGAGAGTCATCGCTATATTTTCACCGTTTATGCACTCGACGTGGAAAGACTGGAGGTGGATGAAAACGCCAGCGGGGCTTACCTTGGCTTTAATATCCATTTTCATCAGCTGGGCAGTGCGTCAATAACGGCTGTCTATAGCCAGCCGGACGCCTGA
- a CDS encoding pyridoxal phosphatase yields the protein MSYRIIALDLDGTLLTPRKTILPESLIALQKAREAGVKVIIVTGRHHVAIHPFYQALALDTPAICCNGTYLYDYHAKRVLKSDPLPNAQAQQVIQLLDEAGIHGLLYVDNAMLWQTETVHVTRTIQWGLSLPEQQRPLFTKVDSLAEEAERADNIWKFALSHTDTVALQRCVDSIQARLGLACEWSWQDQVDIAKSGNSKGKRLAEWVAAEGLQMSDVLAFGDNYNDLSMLETAGLGVAMGNADDAIKIRAGRVIGSNLEPGIAETIYHEVL from the coding sequence ATGAGCTATCGCATCATTGCTTTGGACCTCGACGGCACCCTGTTAACGCCCCGCAAAACGATTCTTCCTGAGTCTCTGATCGCACTGCAAAAGGCCCGCGAGGCTGGCGTCAAAGTGATTATTGTCACCGGTCGCCATCATGTTGCCATTCATCCTTTTTATCAGGCACTGGCCCTTGATACACCTGCAATCTGCTGTAACGGCACCTATTTGTATGATTATCATGCAAAAAGGGTTCTCAAATCCGATCCACTGCCCAACGCGCAGGCGCAACAGGTTATTCAGTTGCTGGATGAAGCCGGCATTCACGGCCTGCTTTATGTCGATAACGCCATGCTCTGGCAGACAGAAACTGTCCATGTTACCCGCACTATTCAGTGGGGGCTGTCGTTGCCTGAACAGCAGCGCCCTCTGTTCACAAAAGTGGACAGTCTGGCAGAAGAGGCAGAGCGGGCAGATAACATCTGGAAATTTGCCCTGTCGCACACCGACACGGTCGCTCTGCAACGCTGTGTTGATAGCATACAGGCAAGGCTGGGACTGGCGTGCGAATGGTCATGGCAGGATCAGGTGGATATTGCTAAATCCGGTAACAGTAAAGGGAAACGCCTGGCTGAGTGGGTGGCGGCGGAAGGACTGCAAATGAGCGACGTGCTGGCCTTTGGTGATAACTACAACGACCTGAGCATGCTGGAAACGGCCGGCCTCGGCGTGGCAATGGGCAACGCCGACGACGCAATAAAAATCCGTGCGGGCCGGGTTATCGGCAGCAATCTGGAGCCAGGCATAGCAGAAACAATTTACCATGAGGTGCTGTAA
- the modC gene encoding molybdenum ABC transporter ATP-binding protein ModC gives MLELNFTQRLGNHRLNIHARLPGKGITAIFGVSGAGKTSLINAIGGLSQPQEGRIVLNGRLLSDAASGLFLPPEKRRAGYVFQDARLFPHYRVRGNLTYGMPKLMRARFDPLVRLLGLEHLLDRFPGGLSGGEKQRVAIGRAVLTAPEILLMDEPLASLDLLRKRELLPWVHALAKEVAMPILYVSHSLDEILQLADHVLLLDNGEVKALDTLEKVWASSAMRPWLPRSELSSVLRVQVLDQHPHYAMTALSLGDQHIWVSRVDAPLKTPMRIRIQSDDVSLVLQQPLNSSIRNVIPAQVAELMEIDQQIEVRLLVGLSELWARITPWAKDELMIKPGMWLWAQIKSVAITP, from the coding sequence ATGTTAGAACTCAATTTTACCCAACGCCTGGGCAATCATCGGCTTAACATCCATGCCCGGCTCCCTGGGAAGGGGATCACCGCTATTTTTGGCGTTTCCGGCGCGGGAAAAACCTCGTTAATTAACGCCATCGGCGGACTGTCGCAGCCGCAGGAAGGCCGTATCGTCCTGAACGGTCGGCTACTCAGCGATGCGGCCTCCGGGCTGTTTCTCCCGCCGGAAAAACGTCGCGCTGGCTATGTGTTTCAGGATGCCCGGCTGTTTCCCCATTATCGGGTGCGCGGTAACCTGACCTACGGCATGCCAAAATTGATGCGTGCCCGGTTTGATCCCCTGGTCAGGCTGTTGGGCCTTGAGCATCTTCTGGATCGCTTTCCGGGCGGATTGTCGGGCGGAGAAAAACAGCGTGTGGCCATAGGCCGGGCGGTGCTTACCGCGCCAGAAATACTGCTGATGGACGAACCGCTGGCGTCGCTGGATCTGCTACGTAAGCGGGAGCTATTGCCCTGGGTACACGCGCTGGCAAAAGAGGTGGCGATGCCGATTCTGTATGTCAGCCACAGCCTTGATGAAATTTTGCAGCTGGCGGATCATGTATTGCTACTGGATAACGGCGAGGTCAAGGCGCTGGATACGCTGGAGAAAGTCTGGGCCAGCAGCGCGATGCGCCCCTGGTTGCCCCGTTCGGAACTCAGCAGCGTACTGCGTGTACAGGTGCTGGATCAGCATCCACACTATGCGATGACGGCGCTGTCGCTGGGCGATCAGCATATCTGGGTCAGCCGGGTGGATGCGCCGCTGAAAACGCCAATGCGCATCCGCATCCAGTCAGATGATGTCTCACTGGTCCTGCAGCAGCCGCTTAACAGCAGCATTCGCAATGTTATTCCGGCACAGGTTGCAGAACTGATGGAAATTGACCAGCAGATAGAGGTCAGGCTGCTGGTGGGATTAAGTGAACTCTGGGCAAGGATTACACCATGGGCAAAAGATGAGCTGATGATCAAACCGGGAATGTGGCTCTGGGCGCAGATTAAAAGCGTGGCCATCACTCCCTGA
- the modB gene encoding molybdate ABC transporter permease subunit — MITDPEWQAVALSLKVSTVAVLCSLPFGILIAWLLVRCRFPGKTLLDSLIHLPLVLPPVVVGYLLLLGFGRRGLIGEHLYNWFGFTFAFSWRGAALASAVIAFPLMVRAIRLALEGIDSKIELAARTLGAGRWRVFFTITLPLMLPGIIAGMVLAFARSLGEFGATITFVSNIPGETRTLPSAMYTLIETPGAENAAARLCVIAIVLSLSSLWASEWLARRGRKRLGGEC; from the coding sequence ATGATAACCGATCCCGAATGGCAGGCCGTCGCCCTCAGCCTCAAAGTGTCCACCGTGGCGGTGCTGTGCAGCCTGCCTTTCGGGATACTGATAGCCTGGTTGCTGGTACGCTGCCGCTTTCCCGGCAAAACGCTGCTTGACAGCCTGATCCACCTGCCGCTGGTTCTGCCGCCAGTGGTGGTTGGCTACCTGCTGCTGCTGGGGTTTGGTCGTCGCGGCCTGATAGGTGAACACCTTTATAACTGGTTTGGCTTCACCTTTGCGTTCAGCTGGCGCGGTGCCGCGCTGGCGTCTGCGGTGATTGCGTTTCCGTTAATGGTCAGAGCGATTCGCCTGGCGCTTGAGGGCATTGACAGCAAAATTGAACTGGCTGCCCGCACGCTGGGTGCTGGTCGGTGGCGGGTATTCTTCACCATTACGTTGCCGCTGATGCTGCCGGGAATTATCGCGGGAATGGTGCTGGCCTTTGCCCGTTCGTTAGGTGAGTTTGGCGCTACCATTACCTTTGTTTCTAACATTCCCGGCGAGACCCGCACCTTGCCTTCCGCAATGTATACACTGATTGAAACGCCAGGGGCCGAGAACGCTGCCGCCCGACTTTGCGTGATTGCGATTGTGCTGTCACTGTCATCGCTATGGGCGTCGGAATGGCTGGCTCGCCGGGGCCGTAAGCGGCTGGGGGGCGAATGTTAG
- a CDS encoding fimbrial protein: MNKLQLVSIISLLTGAVFSGQAIAATSNAVAGGIITFSGAVSDATCDVTTNNGSDFTVVVSPVTRDALGTTTGVISSGSTPFTINVAGCTGFDNSSSAAQALNIIFTGSNVSDDMNYLKNESGSAQGVGIAITQDGTSIVKMNEAISTGLSTTKSSAVSAYDTGANGDISLYANYYNYGGSGVTTGSVVTTATYTFSYE, translated from the coding sequence ATGAATAAATTACAATTAGTCAGTATAATTAGCCTGCTCACGGGTGCAGTGTTTTCCGGGCAGGCGATAGCAGCAACCAGCAATGCCGTTGCGGGTGGAATAATTACTTTCAGCGGTGCGGTCAGTGACGCCACCTGTGATGTTACCACCAATAATGGTTCTGATTTTACTGTGGTTGTTTCACCGGTTACCCGTGATGCACTTGGTACCACCACAGGTGTGATTAGCTCAGGCAGCACACCCTTCACCATTAATGTAGCGGGCTGTACTGGTTTTGATAACAGCAGCTCGGCGGCGCAGGCGCTGAACATTATTTTTACCGGCTCTAACGTTTCAGATGATATGAATTATTTGAAAAATGAATCCGGCTCGGCACAGGGTGTCGGAATTGCGATTACTCAGGATGGCACTTCCATCGTCAAAATGAATGAGGCTATCAGCACCGGTCTGAGTACCACGAAATCTTCAGCTGTAAGCGCCTACGATACGGGTGCGAACGGAGATATCAGTTTGTACGCCAACTACTATAACTATGGTGGTAGCGGCGTCACCACGGGGTCGGTGGTGACGACGGCAACCTACACATTTAGCTACGAATAA
- the pgl gene encoding 6-phosphogluconolactonase has product MKQVVYTASPESQQIHVWQLNDDGALALLQVVDAPGQVQPMVVSPDSRFLYVGVRPEFRIVAYSIDGDGKLREAGHAPLPGSPTHISTDRRGRFIFVGSYNDACASVSPIGEDGLPGSPLQVINGLEGCHSANIDLDNKTLFVPALKQDRICLFDLNENGELHPHIQPQVATVAGAGPRHMVFHPGKQYAYCVNELDSTVDVWQLGNANGEVARVQSLDMMPAGFNGTRWAADIHLTPDGRHLYSCDRTASLLTLFSVTRDGGRLTVEGHQPTETQPRGFNIDNSGRFLISAGQKSHHIEVYKISESQGLLEPLARYAVGQGPMWVTIAQI; this is encoded by the coding sequence ATGAAACAAGTCGTCTATACCGCCAGCCCGGAAAGCCAACAAATTCACGTATGGCAGCTTAATGATGATGGTGCGCTGGCGCTGTTGCAGGTGGTGGATGCGCCAGGGCAGGTGCAGCCGATGGTGGTCAGCCCGGACAGCCGTTTTCTCTATGTTGGCGTGCGCCCAGAATTTCGTATCGTGGCCTATAGCATCGACGGTGACGGTAAGCTGAGGGAAGCGGGCCATGCCCCGCTGCCGGGCAGTCCGACACATATTTCCACCGATCGCCGGGGGCGGTTTATCTTTGTTGGTTCCTACAATGATGCCTGCGCCAGCGTCTCGCCAATTGGAGAAGATGGCCTGCCGGGTTCGCCACTTCAGGTTATCAATGGGTTGGAGGGGTGCCACTCGGCGAATATCGATTTGGATAATAAAACGCTGTTTGTGCCGGCGCTGAAACAGGATCGCATTTGTTTGTTTGACCTGAATGAAAATGGCGAACTGCACCCGCATATCCAGCCTCAGGTTGCGACTGTTGCAGGTGCCGGCCCGCGGCATATGGTGTTTCATCCCGGCAAACAATATGCTTACTGCGTTAACGAACTCGACAGTACCGTGGATGTCTGGCAGCTGGGCAATGCAAACGGAGAAGTGGCACGGGTACAAAGTCTGGATATGATGCCTGCTGGTTTTAACGGCACGCGCTGGGCGGCGGATATTCATCTGACGCCTGATGGCCGTCATCTTTACAGCTGCGATCGTACCGCCAGTCTGCTGACCCTGTTCAGCGTTACGCGGGATGGTGGCAGACTGACGGTGGAAGGACACCAGCCCACTGAAACCCAACCTCGCGGCTTTAATATTGACAACAGCGGTCGTTTTCTGATTTCAGCTGGACAGAAGTCGCACCATATTGAAGTTTATAAAATCAGTGAATCTCAGGGATTACTGGAGCCACTGGCGCGTTATGCCGTGGGGCAGGGACCGATGTGGGTGACTATCGCGCAAATCTGA
- a CDS encoding fimbria/pilus outer membrane usher protein produces the protein MEALGRLLSQAILTVFISGGIMSLLMCKAEASARFNTSLMAGNSALADWNNSEKRLSPGIYDLDIYVNGEWRGTFPVWVADSHTFAVQHAAITALSVKPLPKGSEERDWTDLSALLYGGSVSLNTGLLRLNLTIPQAYVIAQPRRWVAPERWNPGINGAYTNYHLSYYHAERKDGFGSADNIFLTLKSGLNLAAWQLSDNSNFLRNRKNKGSWSNNSRYIERALPSYRSLIRVGDGYTNSPLFDNLRFRGVTLKQEARMYPDAYRTYMPVIRGTAVSNAVVKVYQNSTLLYQINVPPGPFEITDLMPSGARNDLTVEVDNSDGSLERFIVPYSTASDMLRMGSAEWLVTAGNVQIHGVDYHPGFLQGNAAWGVNNYLTGYGGVTLARDYQSLQLGSAISVPLLGSFSGSVDVASAEPQEGGTRHGQRLKLSWSRYFPGDLNLTLASWYYHTSDYYSFYDAVQTRAISQHKTATTHWKRNRQTFSANLDQTLAEGWGRVALSGFWRQYWNSEQSSRQFSLTWSNTFHHANWSLALRRNFYHLDSMDSRDEYDEQHYGNHRSYDERRIDLAVNLPFVLSGKRTGLTLRSSMKQGKYNGIQTGINGTTSRVDYNLNYSEDRSEDTAAVGWWSTWRTPYARVNHNFSQASHYRQIGGGVSGSALIWREGLLTSASTGNTFAILDAPGIVGATVNGNADNKTNRQGRALIPSATPYKMNSFRLEQGDAGNDWAELKGNIGFVAPWAGSISYLRYQTDTRKVFVMPARFENGEPLPFGTDITDVAGEPLGYVAQGSKLYIKADQLPEWLVIRLSDGQMRKSCRIHHPTAEGKNSCVLFEETYR, from the coding sequence ATGGAAGCGCTGGGCCGATTACTCTCGCAGGCTATTTTAACCGTATTCATTTCTGGCGGAATAATGAGCCTGCTGATGTGCAAGGCGGAAGCCAGCGCACGTTTTAATACCAGCCTGATGGCTGGCAACTCTGCTCTGGCAGACTGGAATAACAGTGAAAAACGCCTTTCTCCGGGTATTTATGATCTGGACATCTATGTTAACGGCGAGTGGCGCGGCACTTTTCCGGTCTGGGTTGCCGACAGTCATACATTTGCCGTCCAGCACGCCGCTATTACTGCGCTGTCAGTAAAGCCTCTGCCGAAGGGTAGTGAAGAGCGCGACTGGACAGACCTTTCTGCACTGCTGTATGGCGGCAGCGTCAGTCTGAATACCGGCTTATTACGTCTCAATCTGACGATACCTCAGGCATATGTTATTGCTCAACCGCGTCGCTGGGTCGCGCCAGAGCGATGGAACCCGGGTATTAACGGTGCTTATACTAACTATCATCTCAGCTATTACCACGCAGAACGCAAAGACGGCTTTGGTAGTGCGGATAATATTTTTCTCACGTTGAAAAGCGGGCTGAACCTGGCCGCCTGGCAACTGAGCGACAACAGCAATTTCCTGCGCAACAGAAAGAATAAAGGGTCGTGGAGCAATAATTCACGCTATATCGAGCGAGCGTTGCCGTCGTACCGCTCGCTTATTCGTGTCGGTGACGGTTACACCAATTCACCCTTGTTCGATAATCTGCGATTTCGTGGAGTAACCCTGAAGCAGGAAGCGAGAATGTATCCTGACGCTTATCGGACCTATATGCCCGTGATTCGCGGCACCGCAGTGAGTAACGCGGTGGTTAAGGTTTATCAAAACAGTACGCTGCTCTATCAAATTAACGTGCCGCCCGGTCCATTTGAAATTACCGATTTAATGCCGTCAGGCGCGCGTAACGATCTGACCGTTGAAGTGGACAATTCGGACGGCTCCCTTGAGCGCTTCATTGTGCCTTATTCGACCGCCAGCGACATGCTGCGCATGGGGTCGGCAGAGTGGCTGGTAACCGCAGGCAATGTGCAGATCCACGGCGTTGATTATCACCCCGGTTTTCTGCAGGGAAATGCCGCCTGGGGTGTTAATAACTACCTGACCGGCTATGGTGGTGTCACGCTGGCCAGAGATTATCAGTCCCTGCAGCTGGGGAGTGCCATTAGTGTGCCGCTGCTGGGTTCATTTTCCGGCTCGGTGGATGTGGCGTCGGCAGAGCCGCAAGAGGGTGGAACGCGCCACGGCCAGCGCCTGAAATTATCCTGGAGTCGCTATTTTCCTGGGGATCTTAATCTCACGCTGGCGAGCTGGTATTACCACACGTCGGACTATTACTCTTTTTATGATGCGGTGCAAACCCGCGCTATCAGCCAGCATAAAACCGCCACGACGCACTGGAAGCGCAATCGGCAGACCTTCAGCGCCAATCTTGATCAGACGCTAGCGGAGGGCTGGGGACGGGTGGCTCTCAGCGGTTTCTGGCGACAATACTGGAACAGTGAACAATCATCCCGACAGTTCAGCCTGACGTGGAGCAACACCTTCCATCATGCCAACTGGAGCCTGGCGCTGCGACGGAATTTCTATCATCTTGACAGCATGGACAGCAGGGATGAATACGATGAGCAGCATTACGGTAATCACAGAAGCTACGATGAGCGGCGCATCGACCTCGCCGTCAATCTGCCTTTCGTCCTTTCAGGCAAGCGCACCGGGCTGACGCTACGCAGTTCAATGAAACAGGGCAAATACAATGGTATTCAGACGGGGATAAACGGCACGACCTCTCGCGTTGATTACAATCTCAACTACAGTGAGGACCGAAGTGAGGACACCGCCGCTGTTGGCTGGTGGAGCACGTGGCGAACGCCTTATGCGCGCGTTAACCATAATTTCAGTCAGGCTTCTCATTATCGTCAAATTGGCGGCGGGGTCAGCGGCAGCGCACTGATATGGCGCGAAGGTCTGCTGACGTCTGCCAGTACGGGAAATACCTTTGCTATTCTGGATGCGCCGGGGATTGTCGGTGCGACGGTGAACGGTAATGCAGACAATAAAACCAACCGGCAGGGACGGGCGCTGATACCGTCAGCCACGCCTTATAAAATGAACAGTTTTCGCCTTGAACAGGGGGATGCCGGAAATGACTGGGCGGAATTAAAGGGCAATATCGGTTTTGTGGCACCCTGGGCCGGCAGCATCAGCTACCTGCGTTATCAGACTGATACCCGTAAGGTCTTTGTGATGCCTGCCCGATTCGAAAATGGAGAACCGCTGCCGTTTGGCACAGATATCACCGACGTTGCAGGGGAACCGTTGGGCTATGTCGCCCAGGGAAGCAAGCTATATATCAAGGCGGACCAGCTGCCCGAATGGCTGGTCATTCGCCTCAGCGACGGGCAGATGCGTAAAAGTTGCCGTATTCACCACCCGACAGCGGAAGGAAAAAACAGCTGTGTGCTCTTTGAAGAGACTTATCGGTAA
- a CDS encoding fimbrial biogenesis chaperone — MRTVILLIGCVFFIPGVNANVIINSTRVIFPAEAKSVSVQLINKSQGQHLIQAWVDDGRQNEKPENIVTPFMIFPPVVKVNGNEGQILKISRDSTADKLPQDRESVFWLNVLDIPPTPENLDASLNYMQVAIRNRIKIFWRPQKLMISPQSIAQHLGLKAQHPAVCINNDSPYYLTVVQLMKWDGKSSRVQQGKRQDNLLEKTLFIPPFSCTGVAEKPLSPAPGHYQLVYIDDFGGRTPVVVTLKK; from the coding sequence GTGAGAACAGTGATTCTTCTTATCGGGTGTGTCTTTTTTATTCCTGGTGTTAATGCCAATGTCATTATTAACAGTACACGCGTTATTTTTCCGGCAGAAGCAAAAAGCGTGTCGGTTCAGCTTATTAATAAAAGTCAGGGTCAACATCTTATCCAGGCATGGGTAGATGATGGACGACAAAATGAAAAGCCGGAAAATATCGTTACACCTTTTATGATTTTCCCTCCCGTGGTGAAAGTGAACGGTAACGAGGGACAAATACTAAAAATTAGTCGTGACAGCACGGCCGATAAATTACCGCAGGATCGTGAATCTGTATTTTGGCTCAATGTGCTGGATATTCCGCCTACACCAGAGAATCTCGATGCAAGTCTCAATTACATGCAGGTGGCCATTCGCAACCGTATAAAAATATTCTGGCGCCCACAAAAATTAATGATTTCGCCTCAGTCCATCGCCCAACATCTGGGACTGAAAGCACAGCATCCGGCAGTCTGTATTAATAATGACTCCCCCTATTATTTAACCGTGGTGCAGCTGATGAAATGGGATGGGAAAAGTAGCCGGGTACAGCAGGGAAAAAGACAGGATAATTTGTTGGAAAAAACCTTGTTCATTCCACCTTTCAGCTGCACGGGCGTTGCGGAAAAACCACTCAGCCCCGCACCGGGTCATTATCAGTTGGTTTACATTGATGACTTCGGAGGCCGAACACCCGTCGTTGTGACGCTAAAAAAATAA